CCATGATCCGCAACAGCGGGTCGGCCAGGAAGGCGTCCAGGGCCTCGCCGAGGCCGCCGCCGGAGCGCCGCAGCGCAGCCGGTCCGCTTCCGGTGATGACCTGCTCGTTGCAGCACCCGGTGACCGTCCCGTCGTGGCGCACGGTCGCCGCGGACGCGGGCAGGCACGGTCCGAACTCCGTGACGCGGCGTCCCGCCGCCGCCGGGAGGAGCCGGGCGGCACGCCCGAAGGGCAGCAGCCGGGTCGGATGCAGCTCGGCACGTTCTGCCCAGTCGGGGCCCAGACGCTCCGCCAGCAGCCGCTGCGCGCGCTCCCGCTGCCCCGGTCGGTCGATCAGCTGCAGCACGACGCGGCAGCCGGCCGCCGCGACCGCGTCCACGGCCTGCCCCAGCCGGTCGGGGCCGAGCCGGTCCGCGTGATAGGCGTCGACGCCGAGGAAGACCGTGGACACGCGCGCGAGCACGCCGCGGATCCAGGAAGGCACCGGCCCGGGTCCGGCCCAGTGCCCGCTGGTGAAGACCACCACCGCCAGGCCCGCGTCGGCCAGTTCGCGCACCGACAGGGTCAGCCCGCGGCGCTCGGCGAAGGGCTCTCCGCCGGACACCGCGACCACGCGCAGTCCCGGCCGGGTGGCCAGCGCCGAGACCAGGGCCGCGAACCCGGCCGGGTCGGCGAGGGCGGGCGCCTGCTTCCGCGCGGACACCGAGCAGTGGGCGCAGCCGACCGGGCACCGGTCGGTCAGGTAGAGCAGGACGCTCGCGCCGGGAGTCCGTCGCAGCACCATGATCTGATCGAGGGTCAGCTGTTCCGGCACGGCTCCCCGCTCCAACCGAGTTCCGTCAGGTGGGCGTAGCGGGCCAAGGCCCCGCGTGCCGTGGCCAGCAGCCGCGGCGGCCGGTCGGTGAGCAGTGTCGCGACGGCCGCCTCGGTCCGGGCGCCGCCCTCGGACCGCAGGTGGGCGGCGGCACGCGCGGCGGTCCCGCCCGTGGACAGGCGCAGACAGACGGAGCAGGGGTCCGCGCCTTCCGGCACGCCTCCCGCGTCCGCGAAGCGTTCGCCGGTGGCGACCGGGCCGAGCATGCGCACCGATCGCAGCACCGGGTCGCCGAGCAGACGCGCGCGCAGGGTGCGCCAGGAGTCGCGGGAGGCCTGGCCGAGGGCCAGATGGGCCGGCGCTTCGGTGCGGACCAGGCTCTGCCGGGTGCAGGCGTACACCCTGCCGTCCACGTCGACGAGCGGCCAGGCGGCGAAGGGACAGGGCATCGGCCGCAGGTCGCGCGCGGCGCCCTCGACCGCCCGGCCCGGGGGCAGCAGCGCGGCCGCGCGCCCGGTGGGCCGGACGGCGCCGACGAGCATCGGCACCCGGTCGCCGAACCGGGCCCGCACCTCGGCCACCAGAGCCTCGGTGTAGGGATCCGGCTCGGCTCCGCGCCCCGGCATGGCGGTGATGTGCAGGCTCACCGCGGGGACCAGCTCCAGCAGTTCCGACAGGGCGGCGAACACCTCGCTCCGGCCGACCTCGCGCTCGTGCGCGGCGTCGACGCTGGCCGCGAGGTGGTCGAGCCCGGCGGCGGCCGCCCGCACCGCCGGTGGGACGCGGCCCCCGCCGCGGGCGAAGAACATGCCGGTGAGCAGGGCCGTCCTGGTTCCCGCCCGCCGCGCGCCCCGGACGAGGTCGCGGACCAGGGTCGGACGCAGCAGCGGCTCACCGCCGGACAGCAGCAGCGCGTCCGGTCGACCGCCCCCGGCGTCGGCCTCGAAGGAGTCCACCAGCCGTCGGAACGGCTCGCCGGAGAACTGCGGGCTGCCCATCGTGGAGTCGGTCGAGCAGTGGGCGCAGCTGAGCGGGCAGCGGCCGGTCAGGGCGAACATCAGGCCGGCGCCCGGACGGGCGCCGAGCGTCAGGAGTTCCGCGAGATGCACGGCTCACCTCCTCGGTCGGTGGGGCGTCAGCGCTCCGCGTCGAGCAGGTCGGCGACGGCCGACAGCAGCGCCGTCACCTGGTCGGCGCGCGGTCCTGCGGCCGCGGCGGCGGCCGCGGCGATCCGGCCCAGCGCCGCCTCCCCGGCAGCGGAGGACGGCCCGGCGCCGCCCGTGCCGCTCCCCCGTGAGGCGAGCGAGAGCGCGAGCACGGACGCGCTCTGGTTGGCCAGTTCGGTCAGCAGGTCCATCGCGTCGAGGTCGCCGATGCCCACGACGGTGGGGTCGAGCACCTCCAGGACGCCGAGGATCTCGCCCGCGTGCTCCATCGGCACGGCCATGATCACGTCCGGGACCAGTCCGGTGCTCTCCGCGAAGCCGCGGTCGAAGCGGGAGTCCTCCGCCACGCCCTTGACGATCATCGGTTCCCCGGTGTTGGCCACCCACCCGGCGATCCCGTGGTCCCCCGGAATGGTCACCCCGACCAGCCGGTCCTCGCCGACCCCCGAGGAGGCCTCGAAGACCAGCGTCCCGTGCTCGACGTCGCGGACGAAGACGGAGGCGGCGGCCGCGGCGAAGCTGAGCCTGGCCAGCCGGACGGTCGAGCGCAGGATCTCGTCGAGCTCGGCGCGGCTCATCGCGGCCCCCTCGGTCCGATGTTGTCGGCGGTCGCGGTCAGGACGTGACGCAACTGCGGCGTGCGGAAGCCCGGATGACGCTCCAGGATGCGGGCGCACAGGCCGGTGATGTGCGGGGCGGCGAAGCTGTTGCCGGAGACCCGCCGGCTGACGCCGCCGACCCAGGGGACGGGGACGTCGACGCCGTGGGCGAAGAAGTCCACCGGCGGGGCCGGGTTGGACTCCACGTGGACCGGGTCGGACACCGCGTGCGCGCCGACCGAGATCACCGAGGGGAACCGCCACGGGTAGCTGTCCACCGGGCTGTTGTGGGCGGCGGAGACCAGGGTGACGCCGGCGTAGTAGGCCTGGTCGGCGAGGTCGTGCAGACGCTCCTTGAACAGCTCGCGCCGGGTCGACAGGCTGACGTTGACCAGCGCGAACCGCTCGGTGACCGCCCACTCCAGCGCGCTGAGCAGGGCCTCGCCGTTGCCGCGCAGGGTACCGCCGAGCACCCGGACGCTGGTGAGCTCGCAGTCCGGGGCCAGGCCGCGGACGATGCCGGCACAGGCGGTGCCGTGTCCGGCCACGTCCCCCAGCTCGTCCCCGGCGACGACCCACCGCTCCTCGGCGGTCAGGGTGGCGGCGAAGAGCCGTACCTCGTCCCCGACCTGCGGGCTGGTCGGGTCGACCCCGCTGTCGACGATGCAGACCCGCACACCCCGGCCGGTGGCCGGTCCCCAGGCCCAGTCGCGGTCCACCGGGTCCGGCGCGGCGATGGCCGCCGGGTCGCAGGTCCGGCCCGCCGAGGTGTGCGCGAACCTGATGGTGCGACGCGGCGCGCTGTCCACCGCCCCGCTCATCCCCGCACCACCGGGGTGCCCGCCGCGGCCTCGACGGGCGTGCAGCCGAGCCGTCGCGCGGCCAGGTCCATCCGCGCCGCCCAGTTGAACCTGACGCTGGGGCACGGCAGATGGCCCTCCCGCCAGAGCTTGGGGCAGGAGCCGCCGCAGACGGGCAGGATCGGGCAGCGGGAACACTGCGCGTCGCCCGCGCCCACCTGCTCGTACCAGTCGTCGAACGCGCCCGCGGGCCGCACCGCCGAGGCGCTGAGCTCCTCGACCCTGGCCACCACGCCGCTGTCCCTGGCTCCGGGGACCAGCGGGTGCTCCGA
This genomic interval from Streptacidiphilus rugosus AM-16 contains the following:
- a CDS encoding GAF domain-containing protein — its product is MSRAELDEILRSTVRLARLSFAAAAASVFVRDVEHGTLVFEASSGVGEDRLVGVTIPGDHGIAGWVANTGEPMIVKGVAEDSRFDRGFAESTGLVPDVIMAVPMEHAGEILGVLEVLDPTVVGIGDLDAMDLLTELANQSASVLALSLASRGSGTGGAGPSSAAGEAALGRIAAAAAAAAGPRADQVTALLSAVADLLDAER
- a CDS encoding S8 family serine peptidase; amino-acid sequence: MSGAVDSAPRRTIRFAHTSAGRTCDPAAIAAPDPVDRDWAWGPATGRGVRVCIVDSGVDPTSPQVGDEVRLFAATLTAEERWVVAGDELGDVAGHGTACAGIVRGLAPDCELTSVRVLGGTLRGNGEALLSALEWAVTERFALVNVSLSTRRELFKERLHDLADQAYYAGVTLVSAAHNSPVDSYPWRFPSVISVGAHAVSDPVHVESNPAPPVDFFAHGVDVPVPWVGGVSRRVSGNSFAAPHITGLCARILERHPGFRTPQLRHVLTATADNIGPRGPR
- a CDS encoding radical SAM protein; protein product: MPEQLTLDQIMVLRRTPGASVLLYLTDRCPVGCAHCSVSARKQAPALADPAGFAALVSALATRPGLRVVAVSGGEPFAERRGLTLSVRELADAGLAVVVFTSGHWAGPGPVPSWIRGVLARVSTVFLGVDAYHADRLGPDRLGQAVDAVAAAGCRVVLQLIDRPGQRERAQRLLAERLGPDWAERAELHPTRLLPFGRAARLLPAAAGRRVTEFGPCLPASAATVRHDGTVTGCCNEQVITGSGPAALRRSGGGLGEALDAFLADPLLRIMARTGPGALSGLPGFERLSAGRYPSVCGACWAAHDAVAASPVAAAVAGAVAGAAGVDGTGP
- a CDS encoding radical SAM protein — encoded protein: MHLAELLTLGARPGAGLMFALTGRCPLSCAHCSTDSTMGSPQFSGEPFRRLVDSFEADAGGGRPDALLLSGGEPLLRPTLVRDLVRGARRAGTRTALLTGMFFARGGGRVPPAVRAAAAGLDHLAASVDAAHEREVGRSEVFAALSELLELVPAVSLHITAMPGRGAEPDPYTEALVAEVRARFGDRVPMLVGAVRPTGRAAALLPPGRAVEGAARDLRPMPCPFAAWPLVDVDGRVYACTRQSLVRTEAPAHLALGQASRDSWRTLRARLLGDPVLRSVRMLGPVATGERFADAGGVPEGADPCSVCLRLSTGGTAARAAAHLRSEGGARTEAAVATLLTDRPPRLLATARGALARYAHLTELGWSGEPCRNS